GTTGTGCATCTGAGATGGATGGAATTGAAGCTGAGATCCAAGGAGTCAGAGAACCATGAGAGACAGGGAAGACATGAAGCAGAACAGCAGGAAagacagcagcagcatgaactggcaatGGATGAGCTGAGAGCCAGAAGGACCCatccaggggtgagtggggatggaccccggggtgccagttctGCAAGGAACCTCGACACTGAATTGCTGCCCCAGGTTAAGGGAGGAGGAGATATAGATGTCTGTCTCGGGGCCTTTGGGAAGGCTGGCAATTGGAACCAGGCTGGCCCTGTGGAAAGGCTCCGGTGTCTAGCCCCCttcctgggtcccaaggccatagagctGTTTAGCCAGATGGGTGGGTTGGCACTCCTGGCCCCAGCATATATGTCTGCGAGGACtctcctgggctcaggcccctcggaccctcagtgggagcggaaggtggtggtcaatggggagacattcctagGGTGACAAGATCCTGAGACAGaaagaactgttgtcaggccccgggtggtgcagccccaccagatgctgaggggctgtgtgacctGGGTGAAGGTCCCAgagacgaagcccctcgccctgcctatggcccagatccctgtgcagacacaggagGGGTCAGGCTGGCTGGTAGTTGGGGTTCTCCAAGACATCAGCTGTGACCTCCTGTTGGGGGATgcctgtgtctctttgggacaggatccaggccctgctcctgtaatggGCGAggttttgaatttgaatccagggaaccattCGGCTGAGACTGAAgctgtcagtgaaaatgcaaatgacctggctggcagagaggaggaGCTGCTAGGTTCGGGATACCTGCCTGTCTGTAACCAGAGCCCTGGAGCTAAGTGAAACAGAGAGATACTCCCTGTCCCCCTGCACCCAGGGGAGGTgactcacgctggctctgatgttGTGAGCAAAGCAAGGGGCTCACTGCCTGCCCTCACTGGGACAGCAGGGGCAAAGCTGAGCCCAGGGTGATCgaagaccccagctgagtgtggGGAATCACAGCCAGGATGGGACAGCTGCCAACCAGGGCTGCCTTGCCCAGAGGTGcaaacagggccggctctaggttttttgccgccccaagcgaaAAATTTGcggccccaagctccgagagcacaactgctcaagcagaaaaaaaagggggggtggccAGAATGCCGCACCTGGAATTGTGCCTCCCTGACCACgtgctgctttgctggtgcctagagccagtcctgggtGCAAAAGACCTGGGACAAGGGTGAAGCAGCCTTCAGACACCTGCCTGtcatagaggagccttttcaGAAGGTGACCATGGACATCGTGGGACCCCTCAGCAAGGTGACCTGGGCAGGGAAAAGATACATTCTGGTGGGCATAGATTTTGGTATCTGTTACTGTTGAGGCAGACACTGTGATGGATGTGCTGCTGACCGTTTCcagcagagtggggttccccaaggaggtccttacagaccagagGTCCAGCTTCTTGTCAACCTTGCTCCAGTGCTTCTGGGAAAAGTGTGGGGTCCAGCATACCTAGGCCTCGGCGTATCACCctcagtccaatgggctggtggagagattTAATGGGACCCTGAAGATGATGCTGAGGACTTTCCTGGGCCAGCAtctgcaggactgggacaagtatttaccccacctgctgttcgcatacagggaagtgccccaggaacCCATGGGGTTCTCTCCTTTGCAGTTGCTGTATGGGAGGGGAGTGAAGGGACCCCTGGACTTGCTGAGGGATGAATGAGAGGGAAAAGCCTCCCCTGATGGAGAATCAGTGGTGGAATATGTACTGACTTTCTGGGAAAAGCTCACTGAGCTCATGGgtctggccagggagaatctagCCAGGGCCCAAAGGAGGCTCTGGTCAAGGGTTCAGTGCTGGGAAAcacagactttgacaagccctttatggtgttcacccATGTCCCAGACACAGGGCAGGCCAATGCaaagggggagaaacaccccatCATgtacctgagcaggaagctgctgccCTGGGAGTAGGGCTATGCAGCCATAgcgaaggagtgcctggccatggagTGGGCTCTTAAAAGGCTGCAGCTGGATCTATTTGGGTGGCACTTCACTGTGTACATAGACCACTCGTCCTGCTgtggctgcaccagatgagagGGGTCAATgccaaactcctgaggtggagTCTGTCCTTCCAGGATTATGAGATGGAGGTGGTCCATAATAAGGGGAGTGCAAATGTTATAGCTGATGCTTTGTCCCGGAGAGTGGGGCCTGAACTtgcccaggtcactggctaaagtgaccccgctcagttcggtcTTGAAGCGGGGAGAGATGTGACgtagtggggattttcccttgttatgttgtatgtgagcctatgtgagtcttactgttttgcttgaatgctgtgtgtgcctcagtttccctgtgtatgtggtgtctaggtggtgggaataagggtgtgtgacttttgcaggggctgctccagctgcctgcatggaTGCTATGGCTGCCCCTTCGTAACCcaagacccaggagggggatgcgatCAGGTGACTCTTGTCCCACAAAGCAAGACAAAGGCCGGAGGAGGAGCaataggcagggcaggggccagacAGCTGGAAGCGAGTCAGTCTCAGCTGGCTTGAGGCACAGGGGAAggaccagagccctggctctgggctcccctccctcaTGATGGACTTTACTGAatgttcctgttttctgtgctaacaagttcagTTCTACTCTGTGTCCCAATCAACTAATAAACTTTCCATTTTACAACAGTGGTTgagtcactgctgactgtggcttccccaggaccccgcccggGCAGACTCGCGGTGGGAAGTgcatggtgtggaaggggatgctgaatatgctgaggtcagatccaggaaggtcgaagctgtgtaagcttcttgccctggagacaatctgctcagagagaggaggctgccccagagtcctgagtgGCTTCagatggagtagttccagagcactgcccggtgactccgtgacaaTTGCGACTCAGCTAAGGTCACCCACAAagctggtggcagagccaggagtaagaacccaggtgtcctgagtccagTGCAGTGCTCTATCTACCAGGCCACCCTGCTATTAAAGATTGCGTAAGGCGGGGTGCTGGAACTATTTTTagtggtgctgagagccactgaaccaaactgtaaaccctgtgtatgatagAAATCATTTcaaggcagggggtgctggagaaCCCCCACACCTGTAGTTCCAGTGCCTATGGCGCAAGGTGCTGCAATGCCCGgccacggggggagggggcagagaagctaTGTTAGCTAATTTAGGGGGTTGCATTGTTGTAGCAAGATCAGGGTGGGCATGCAAGTCACTTTTAACATGTCTGTACTGGAGCTGTGCGCTGAAGCAGTTAGATGGGTATGAGTGAATCTGAATTCATTCCAGATGTCGTTGTGGGCACAAACAGGGCTCCACCATCCCCAGCTATCCTGGGTTGCTCTTTgagcatcatagaaatgtagggctggtagGGACCATGCAAAGTCTAGCCTCTCGTGGAGAGGCCTCTATGTCccataattccccccccccctctacAAATATTGTCTGATAGAGTCTTCTGGTCAGCCCCTTTTGAGACAGCCCTGCCATGGCAGACAGTCTGATTTCATTCATAACCCAGGTCCCCAATatctcaatcttcttttccaGATGTCGTTAGTGATTAGGGGTTGTTGAACTTGCTGATGAATCTCGGCATTTGTTATAAATTTATTCCATTCAATTCCCACTCTTTTTCTAAGGTCTTTGATTTCGAAGGCATTTAAATGGCTGCCTGCCCATGGATTCACTTgctcaatcaatcaatcaatcaatcaatcaaaaaaacaaaaacaaaacaaaccagtaTAGACAGCTCCCTGCCATTTGGAATACACCCCACGtgattttttggcaaaaaatgccGATTTGGGTCAACAGAAGCATTTTGCAAATCTGTGTTAATTTTGCAAAATTGTTTTGATCCAGTGAATAAATTAATCCACTACCCAAACCTGAAACATTGAGTGTTGACCTGTTAGAAAGGAACTGTTTCCATTTTTCTGATTCAAAATAacgcttagaatcatagaatcatagaatataagggttggaagggaccccagaaggtcatctagtccaaccccctgctcgaagcaggaccaaatcccagttaaatcatcccagccagggctttgtcaagcctgaccttaaaaacctctaaggaaggagattctaccacctccctaggtaacgcattccagtgtttcaccaccctcttagtgaaaaagtttttcctaatatccaatctaaacctcccccactgcaacttgagaccattactcctcgttctgtcagctgctaccattgagaacagtctagagccatcctctttggaaccccctttcaggtagttgaaagcagctatcaaatcccccctcattcttctcttctgcaggctaaacaatcccagctccctcagcctctcctcataagtcatgtgttccagacccctaatcatttttgttgcccttcgctggactctctccaatttatccacatccttcttgaagtgtggggcccaaaactggacacagtactccagatgaggcctcaccaatgtcgaatagaggggaacgatcacgtccctcgatctgctcgctatgcccctacttatacatcccaaaatgccattggccttcttggcaacaagggcacactgctgactcatatccagcttctcatccactgtcacccctaggtccttttccgcagaactgctgcctagccattcggtccctagtctgtagctgtgcattgggttcttccgtcctaagtgcaggaccctgcacttatccttattgaacctcatcagatttcttttggcccaatcctccaatttgtctaggtccttctgtatcctatccctccatTTGATCAGTAATTTGATcagaattacttttcattttattattttttaaacataaaaagttGCTCAGCATTGAAACAGACTGGTTTTGTCTGGGGTGGAATAAAATGCAGCATTTGATCAGAAATGCATTTTTCTTTCCAACTTTtcaattttctgaaaatttttaaaaactcattttgggattgacctgaaacaatttttttcctttgatttttcagaattgccagaaAACCCCCCAACTCCATTACCCACACTGCCCTCGTGCCCAGACACCACGGTGACAGATGCAGCACATAAAGCTGGTGAGATCCCCACTAGGCATTTAGAGCAATCTAGCCTGCTCCGTTCAAAGGCAGGAGGTCAGGCCGGGATGACGTCACCTAACCTAGAGCATGTCCAGGAAGACATGTATCATCATGGTGACCCTCTCTGAAAGTTCCCCCAACCAGGGTACCACTCTGTGGCCCTTTAAAAACTGTTCGTCAAACAGTTTGTGAGGATCAACCCAGAAACcccttttttaaatccaaaattgTAAAATGAATTGaattgaattttttgttttatttctaaaattttcatttttcacaTGTGTCTGCATTTCCCATCctcaccttttctttctttgtttttcttaaattttccagtggaaaaaaagtTAGAGAAAGTGGTTTTCCTGCCTCCAAATTGCTCTCCTcttcaagaggggaaaaaaaggggggggaagtTCAAAAGCAAGAGAATGTGGGAAAAAGATGCATGCATGCACCAACAACCCGCGATCCCCCTCCAAAACAGAACCCTTGAATTGGAGaggaaaatgttttgaatttcagatttttttttatccttaaaaagaaaaaaaaggaacgaaagatttttcatgaaaaaaatttcATTCTTGGAAtggaatgaaaaattaaaatttggaCCAGCCAGACTCTGAAACCCCTGAAGCCAGATCCCCCGGCTGGTTATTTGCCACTTTCTTTTAGGGTCAACCAGCGAGTGCTGGGCCCATCCTCTTTAACGCTCAATGCTCTTTAAAGAAAGTTTAAAGGGGCTGGTTCCCCTCTCGGTCATCCTGGTGTAAAGGAGTCCCAGCTGTGTAGGCTGGTGGTGGAGAGAGCACATTTTTCCCCTTGTGATTGCAATATGAGAACGTATCCCACAGGACTGGCCCCTTTTCTCCGCCCCGCTGCCCTGATTCATGCACATAGCAGAGTCGGGCCTCAAGTGCTCACTGCCTCTATCTTCCGTTTACCCTGCAactgccccatcccaccctggGCCACCACAACAGAACTGCTTCTGAGCCCACATCTGCTCTACAGCCACGGCAGCAGCACATATACGGCGCTGCAGCTGCGATgttgtagcactgtagtgtagacactgcctgcGCGGACGAAAGGGGATTTTCCAGTGATGCAGTAAATCCACTTCTCAGAGAGGCAGTAGTGAGGTGGATGGAAGACTCTTTCTATCGACCTATCTGCGTCTCCACCAGGGGTGCAGGTCAACCTATGTATGGCCCTCGGGGCTATGAAATCTGTCATGGGGGGTCGCAGAGGTTGAGGGTGCCAGGGGCTGCACAAGCAAAAATTCGCCCTGTGAACCCTTTATTCCTGGTGACGATGcgtgagaaggaaagaacccagcacTTCTCTTCCATCCCAGAGCTGGCAGTGAGAAAAAAGATCTTATTGCTTGGAAACGGAGCCCCTGTGATTGCAGGGCGCTCTAGGGTGATGAAACGGCCACGTTTGAAGAGTCACTTTTAGAACACATCGGTACTAAAGCTGGAAGTGTGCTTTCCAGCATGGggttttcagaggtactgaggcCGTCGGGCCGTCCTGGGGGAGTCTCGGTCTAGAGGCCCTCGGGCCATCCCAGGGGCCTTCTCCCAAGCGGGTGATGTGAAGTGGAAGTGCCGggttctcctctcctctccctgagGAGGGGACGGGGAcagcctggggcaggctctcAGTGGCAACTGCTCGTGGCGTGCCCACCGCGTGCTCCCTGTGATGCTTGGTGAGGGCTGGGCGGATGCTGAAGCCTTTCCCGCACTGCCAGCACCTGTAGGGCTTCTCCCCAGTGTGGGTGCGCCGGTGCCGCATCAGGTCAGAGCTCTCGACGAAGCCCTTCCCCGTGTGGGTCCGGCAATGCTTGGTGAGGTGGGTGCTCTGGGCGAAGGTCTCCCCGCACTCCCCACACCGGTAGGGCCGCTCGCCAGTGTGGATGCGCCGGTGACGCTCCAGGTGGGAGCTCCAGTCGAAGCCTTTGCCGCACTGGGTGCAGCGATAGGGTTTGTCCTCCAGGTGGCCTTGCCGGTGGGTTGCCAGGGCTTGCGAGTCACCAAAGCGCTTGCCACAGTCACAGCACTCGTAGGGGCGCTCGCCGCCGTGgcccagctggtgctgctggaggTGGGAGCTCTGGGTGAAGCACTCGCCGCACTCAGGGCAGGCGTAGGGGCGCTCACCTGTGTGAACGCGCCGATGCCGCTCCAGGTGCGAACCCCAGATGAAGCTCTTGCCACAGTCCTGGCACCGGTAGGGCTTCTGGCCCTGGGGCGTCCGCTGGTGAGCCGTGATGTCCTGCAGTTTCtctgggctgggctcctggggggcGGGTTTGCcctgtctcctccctgcccctcccagcctcaccccagcaGGCCCCTGGCAAACAGCTCCTGAAAATCCTCCCGGCAGCATCTCTTGTGGTTCCGCTGGCTCAGGGCCTTCCTTCGAGGGATTATCCTCCTCGGTTTCACTCGCTGTCCCAAcacctgctgggacagagagagaataaCTCCCACACTCCACTCCTGCATGgctaggtctcaaagcactttacaaaccccCATTCcccagataaggaaactgaggcatggagtgggaacgtgacttgctcaagatcacccagcaggccagtgctaAGCCAGGAATGCACCCCAGGTCTCCTTGGTCCCTGTCCATTGCTCTGTCCAGTTGGACACTCTGCCTGCCTGGAAtccactccctgctctgggcagacAGAACCTCAGAAAGGGGGGAAACAGACTAAAATAGCTCCCTGAGAGATTGGAAAATCATGGGCTGAATCCCCCAAACCCTTGCCCAGAGGAGGGGACCAATTCTGCCCTCACACCCCATCTGAGCCCTCAGCAGGGACGGCACCACAGCCAGATGTTGTCAGgctaggtgggaagccatgagtgacacTCACCACGATGATGCCTGCTGGGCACAGCCCAGacctgggggagcagcagcagagccggGGACGCTGACAGGGCTTGGGTGGGAACCCCAGCTGTTTATTGCCCAGTCTGTTTATTATCCCTCACCTGTGCCAGACGCAGCTGGGATCTCCCTCTCCTTGGAGCCTCTGCGACACGGTTCCACCCGGGAGATCACCTCCGCTTTCAGGAAGGGGAATTCTGCATGGGGGAGTCaggcggaggggggagggggaagggaatcaGAGCTCGTTAGGCAGCAGCCCCCTCTCCTCGCTCGCTGCCAGCGGGGCTGTGATCACCTTGATCCACAGCCCCTCCCTGGAAGGCTATGGGGGCTGCATGGGGGTTCCCCCACTCCCTCAGTGTGATAAGATGCACATGGAGAGAAGCCATGTCTATCCCAAGGTATTTATTTGGCtaagccactagagggggacaggtCCCTACACACAGTGTGCCCCATACAGCTCGGGTTTCCCTATTCCCTGACCGAATGGCAGCTGGCACTCCCCCGGGGCCTCTTTGACCAGCCTTGCTCTATCCCCAGGGCCAGGTCTGCATCTGCAGAGCACCAAGCACCAGCTATGCTACGGTGTCGCCAGCCCTTGCAATCGTCTCgcgagtcttgcaatatttgagaTTTGACGTCAAGCCCCGGCAGCTGGAATCATGAGATTGTGCAAGAATCTCAGGGTTCACTACAAAAAGAGATATGAAAGATGTAAATTTCTAGCCCAGGTGGTGAGGGGCCTtgacaagctatcactttaaattctcaggAGGTTTTCTGGTCCTGTTGGCAGGCTAGTGGGCgctgtagggaagcatgtgacCGAGGTctagcagcagtcagtctgcaaagGCCCAGCATAGAGCAAGTTGGGGTGAATTGTGCCACACTGCCTGAGGAAGttgcctgttttctctctctctgtttttggttcttgtgCATTTCAGTTCTGGATTCTAAGCAGCCAAGTCCTGTTGCTTCCAGCTAGAATGCATTATGTTTCTATCTCGCTTCTTTGCATGTAAGCCAGGAACGCAACAGGGAGCTGCAGAGAACACCTTGAAAATGGGTCCCTGAGCACGACGCTAatggctcaaaaaccagaaggcaaagaaaagccCCCCCCAATAAGAAGCAGTCCCCTCTCAGGCTGTGTCTGGCTAGGCTGAACAAGCTGAGCTCATCCACACTCCTCTCGTAAGCCCGGGGCATCCTAGGAACTCAGACCTCCAACTCCGCTGCCCTGGGCACGCAGAAGTCCACTAGCAGGTGCTGGAGAGGGGATGGTCTCCCTTAGGCTGGCATCTGGGGGCTACGGGgctgatcccactgaaatctaaAGGACCCAGACCCTGTGCAGCACTTCAGAGACACCCCCTCCTCCGATGTCCGAACAcccgaggggacaggaatcctcACCCAGTGACATCAAGGTATAGTAGCTTTCTTGCATGACGTCCCTGTACAGGGCTTTTTGGTGAGGATCCAGCAGGACGCATGGCTCTATGGTGGAAGACACAGCCACCTTCTTGCTGACCGCCAGCCCCTGGAACAGCCAGAGACCCTCACTCAGAAgctgctgtccccccaccccctgcagtttATCCATGGGCCCCACTGCCCCACCTTCCGGCACTACCTAACAGATAGCACGACCCAGGGGATGGCGTTCTAGCCCCGGCTCTGCCGCTGGTGCCCACAGCCCAGCCATGTCGCcacttcatgcctcagtttccccattctgtGAAGGGGGGAGAATGACCCTgagctcctttgtaaagcacctggAGATCTGTGGATGGAAATAGTGATAGGCGAGCTCATGCTATTAGCATTctcaccctcctcctctcccacccagccCTCCCCTTTAACTCCGGGGCATATCCATCACCCACGAGGAAGGTGTTGCTGTAGCTAGCATTCTTCATTTGTCTGGGATGAGGGGTTCCCAGACACCTTTCCCCACTGCGGAGTGTGAAGCCCTTGGAGCCTTGGCTACTGCCATGACAGGCCGCTGGGGTGGGGgccgctggggtgggggcagctggtACCCCTCTCCTCAGAATGTCAGCGCCATACTAGACAGGTCCATCATTGCTGGCTTTACCCCCTTCCCCCCGTCTGCCCGctgctcccccagcctcctgGATGGGCCACCCTCAATCTCACGGCCCAGCCTGCAGGAGGAGGACATGATCCAGAGTGTTATCCTGCAGCCAGGAAGGGCGAGCAGAAGGAGGTTTCAGGAGGGGCCTTTGGCTCATTTTCTCACTTCGGTTcccccagggcctttccctgcagaCAGACGAATTAGACCCGCAGATGCTGGGAAAACCCTGGCTCACTTTATTCCAGCGCAGCCCCTCCCACTGGGACCAAACCCACCCAGACATTAGTACCCCCTCTCCCAGGCACAGAGCCTCTTAGCCAAGTGCAGAACCAAAGGAGCCGCACTGGGGATCCCCCTGACACTGTCCCCAGGGCAGCGCATCCCCCCAGCAGCGCGGGGACCAGGCAGAGGCAGAaactggcttttcctctccctgctccccaccttcTCCCCAGGGAAGTCAATCTGCCCGGGGTGCTGCAGAgaatggggctgggcagggctgggaagcgGGAACCTTCTTCCCCGCTGATtgttcctgctgcccctgccagtctctgcccctgtctccctcctgccccc
This genomic interval from Caretta caretta isolate rCarCar2 chromosome 14, rCarCar1.hap1, whole genome shotgun sequence contains the following:
- the LOC125621837 gene encoding uncharacterized protein LOC125621837 isoform X3, encoding MLPGGFSGAVCQGPAGVRLGGAGRRQGKPAPQEPSPEKLQDITAHQRTPQGQKPYRCQDCGKSFIWGSHLERHRRVHTGERPYACPECGECFTQSSHLQQHQLGHGGERPYECCDCGKRFGDSQALATHRQGHLEDKPYRCTQCGKGFDWSSHLERHRRIHTGERPYRCGECGETFAQSTHLTKHCRTHTGKGFVESSDLMRHRRTHTGEKPYRCWQCGKGFSIRPALTKHHREHAVGTPRAVATESLPQAVPVPSSGRGEENPALPLHITRLGEGPWDGPRASRPRLPQDGPTASVPLKTPCWKAHFQL
- the LOC125621837 gene encoding uncharacterized protein LOC125621837 isoform X1, with the protein product MQESYYTLMSLEFPFLKAEVISRVEPCRRGSKEREIPAASGTAGVGTASETEEDNPSKEGPEPAEPQEMLPGGFSGAVCQGPAGVRLGGAGRRQGKPAPQEPSPEKLQDITAHQRTPQGQKPYRCQDCGKSFIWGSHLERHRRVHTGERPYACPECGECFTQSSHLQQHQLGHGGERPYECCDCGKRFGDSQALATHRQGHLEDKPYRCTQCGKGFDWSSHLERHRRIHTGERPYRCGECGETFAQSTHLTKHCRTHTGKGFVESSDLMRHRRTHTGEKPYRCWQCGKGFSIRPALTKHHREHAVGTPRAVATESLPQAVPVPSSGRGEENPALPLHITRLGEGPWDGPRASRPRLPQDGPTASVPLKTPCWKAHFQL
- the LOC125621837 gene encoding uncharacterized protein LOC125621837 isoform X2, which translates into the protein MQESYYTLMSLEFPFLKAEVISRVEPCRRGSKEREIPAASGTGVGTASETEEDNPSKEGPEPAEPQEMLPGGFSGAVCQGPAGVRLGGAGRRQGKPAPQEPSPEKLQDITAHQRTPQGQKPYRCQDCGKSFIWGSHLERHRRVHTGERPYACPECGECFTQSSHLQQHQLGHGGERPYECCDCGKRFGDSQALATHRQGHLEDKPYRCTQCGKGFDWSSHLERHRRIHTGERPYRCGECGETFAQSTHLTKHCRTHTGKGFVESSDLMRHRRTHTGEKPYRCWQCGKGFSIRPALTKHHREHAVGTPRAVATESLPQAVPVPSSGRGEENPALPLHITRLGEGPWDGPRASRPRLPQDGPTASVPLKTPCWKAHFQL